One genomic window of Salmo salar chromosome ssa12, Ssal_v3.1, whole genome shotgun sequence includes the following:
- the LOC106565313 gene encoding globoside alpha-1,3-N-acetylgalactosaminyltransferase 1 isoform X2, with the protein MVLFPLCKLLSDFLRWRRAVLKVDTHPLPLSQEAESGSEVRDIGVGSVEEQQQRLPLETSWGAPLVWGDSDGSAWRRAEFAHRSVRTGLLTLAVGPYGHFLRRFLSSAELYFLPGNTVVYYVLTDSPRNLDPPTPLGPGRELRVVPVAEMPGWERLAQGRMALLAATIKEPVRHEVEYVFCMDVDQELVAPVGAEILGELVAALHPELYGIPRHSFPYEREPASLAHVEEDEGDYYYTSELYGGLCAEVYAMAQACSQLILQDQEKGLRARGLEESYLNRYLINRRPTCVLSPEYSWWDSALAADVPTRRVVSLGRQCDTLEPQKRQEQNC; encoded by the exons ATGGTGCTGTTCCCACTCTGCAAACTGCTCTCAG ACTTTTTAAGATGGAGGAGAGCAGTGCTCAAGGTGGACACgcaccctcttcctctttctcaggaggcagaatcaggaagtGAGGTCAGAGACATAGGGGTGGGCAGTGTGGAGGAACAGCAACAGCGCCTCCCCCTGGAGACATCCTGGGGCGCTCCTCTGGTGTGGGGCGACTCTGACGGCTCAGCGTGGCGGAGGGCCGAGTTTGCCCACCGCAGCGTCCGCACAGGCCTGCTGACGCTCGCCGTGGGGCCCTACGGCCACTTCCTGCGCCGCTTCCTCTCCTCGGCCGAGCTCTACTTCCTGCCCGGTAACACCGTGGTCTACTACGTTCTTACAGACAGCCCTCGCAACCTGGATCCCCCGACCCCGCTGGGCCCCGGCAGAGAGCTGAGGGTGGTCCCTGTGGCGGAAATGCCCGGCTGGGAGCGTCTAGCCCAGGGCCGCATGGCCCTGCTGGCGGCCACCATTAAAGAGCCGGTCAGGCATGAGGTGGAGTACGTCTTCTGCATGGACGTGGACCAGGAGCTGGTGGCCCCGGTGGGAGCTGAGATCCTGGGGGAGCTGGTGGCCGCTCTGCACCCGGAGCTCTACGGCATCCCCCGCCACTCCTTCCCGTATGAGCGCGAGCCCGCCTCGCTGGCCCACGTGGAGGAGGACGAGGGCGACTACTACTACACGTCGGAGCTGTACGGGGGTCTGTGCGCCGAGGTGTACGCCATGGCCCAGGCCTGCTCCCAGCTCATCCTCCAGGACCAGGAAAAGGGGCTGAGGGCTCGCGGACTGGAGGAGAGCTACCTCAACCGCTACCTGATCAACCGCAGGCCCACCTGTGTCCTCTCGCCCGAGTACAGCTGGTGGGACTCAGCCCTGGCCGCCGACGTGCCCACaaggagggtggtgtccctgggGAGGCAGTGTGACACCCTGGAGCCACAAAAGAGACAGGAGCAGAACTGCTGA
- the LOC106565313 gene encoding globoside alpha-1,3-N-acetylgalactosaminyltransferase 1 isoform X1 produces MVLFPLCKLLSGSVRVTKKQLVLYCLLLSLLVYFLRWRRAVLKVDTHPLPLSQEAESGSEVRDIGVGSVEEQQQRLPLETSWGAPLVWGDSDGSAWRRAEFAHRSVRTGLLTLAVGPYGHFLRRFLSSAELYFLPGNTVVYYVLTDSPRNLDPPTPLGPGRELRVVPVAEMPGWERLAQGRMALLAATIKEPVRHEVEYVFCMDVDQELVAPVGAEILGELVAALHPELYGIPRHSFPYEREPASLAHVEEDEGDYYYTSELYGGLCAEVYAMAQACSQLILQDQEKGLRARGLEESYLNRYLINRRPTCVLSPEYSWWDSALAADVPTRRVVSLGRQCDTLEPQKRQEQNC; encoded by the exons ATGGTGCTGTTCCCACTCTGCAAACTGCTCTCAG GGTCAGTCAGAGTGACCAAGAAGCAGCTGGTCCTGTACTGTCTGCTCCTATCTCTGCTCGTAT ACTTTTTAAGATGGAGGAGAGCAGTGCTCAAGGTGGACACgcaccctcttcctctttctcaggaggcagaatcaggaagtGAGGTCAGAGACATAGGGGTGGGCAGTGTGGAGGAACAGCAACAGCGCCTCCCCCTGGAGACATCCTGGGGCGCTCCTCTGGTGTGGGGCGACTCTGACGGCTCAGCGTGGCGGAGGGCCGAGTTTGCCCACCGCAGCGTCCGCACAGGCCTGCTGACGCTCGCCGTGGGGCCCTACGGCCACTTCCTGCGCCGCTTCCTCTCCTCGGCCGAGCTCTACTTCCTGCCCGGTAACACCGTGGTCTACTACGTTCTTACAGACAGCCCTCGCAACCTGGATCCCCCGACCCCGCTGGGCCCCGGCAGAGAGCTGAGGGTGGTCCCTGTGGCGGAAATGCCCGGCTGGGAGCGTCTAGCCCAGGGCCGCATGGCCCTGCTGGCGGCCACCATTAAAGAGCCGGTCAGGCATGAGGTGGAGTACGTCTTCTGCATGGACGTGGACCAGGAGCTGGTGGCCCCGGTGGGAGCTGAGATCCTGGGGGAGCTGGTGGCCGCTCTGCACCCGGAGCTCTACGGCATCCCCCGCCACTCCTTCCCGTATGAGCGCGAGCCCGCCTCGCTGGCCCACGTGGAGGAGGACGAGGGCGACTACTACTACACGTCGGAGCTGTACGGGGGTCTGTGCGCCGAGGTGTACGCCATGGCCCAGGCCTGCTCCCAGCTCATCCTCCAGGACCAGGAAAAGGGGCTGAGGGCTCGCGGACTGGAGGAGAGCTACCTCAACCGCTACCTGATCAACCGCAGGCCCACCTGTGTCCTCTCGCCCGAGTACAGCTGGTGGGACTCAGCCCTGGCCGCCGACGTGCCCACaaggagggtggtgtccctgggGAGGCAGTGTGACACCCTGGAGCCACAAAAGAGACAGGAGCAGAACTGCTGA